The following are encoded together in the Fructilactobacillus ixorae genome:
- a CDS encoding terminase small subunit: protein MVIIDLTIKQRKFADEYIISGNAADAYRKAGYKAAGDSIRVNASKLLTKPNVKDYITKRMEKLQSEKVASQQEVMEYLTRVMRREENENQVVTLKTREEKWNPVKHDGKKQLKKVTIEKEEPSVVPMPTRVSDANKAAELLGKRYSLFKDAVDITSSNINIVIGDDSDGD, encoded by the coding sequence GTGGTTATTATTGATTTAACGATTAAACAGCGTAAATTTGCTGATGAGTATATTATTAGCGGGAATGCGGCCGATGCTTATCGTAAGGCTGGATATAAGGCCGCGGGTGATTCCATTCGTGTAAATGCTAGTAAACTGCTAACAAAACCTAACGTGAAAGATTATATAACTAAGCGAATGGAAAAATTGCAGAGCGAAAAGGTGGCTTCGCAACAGGAAGTTATGGAATATTTAACTCGAGTTATGCGCCGGGAAGAAAATGAGAATCAGGTTGTCACTCTAAAGACCCGGGAAGAGAAGTGGAACCCTGTTAAGCACGATGGCAAGAAGCAACTTAAGAAAGTTACGATTGAAAAGGAAGAGCCTTCGGTGGTCCCAATGCCTACTCGTGTTAGCGATGCGAACAAGGCGGCCGAGTTGCTTGGTAAGCGTTACTCGCTGTTTAAAGACGCGGTTGATATTACCAGCTCCAACATTAACATTGTGATCGGTGATGATTCTGATGGCGATTAA
- a CDS encoding conserved phage C-terminal domain-containing protein yields the protein MGNLLYPTSPLVVNPDLAKLIGLNEAIVLQQLHYWLKKSNNTFNGRKWAFNTYDDWQKQFKWWSSRTVRRTFTSLIKQGLVITGNFNKKGYDKTKWYSIDYEKLEQLVDSPCGQNGHIKRTDCPHPSGQNDQTNTRDYTEITTETNKTTMSSSDEHDRTAQKVIDYLNQKTSRHYRNTNANLRLIKARIKDGFVLSDFIVVIDNKVSQWGNDPKMQKYLRPATLFNASKFEGYLNERTVERRGSDVDGLF from the coding sequence ATGGGAAATTTATTATATCCAACATCACCTTTAGTTGTAAATCCAGATCTAGCTAAATTGATCGGATTAAATGAGGCTATTGTTTTACAGCAACTTCATTACTGGCTAAAAAAGTCTAATAACACATTCAACGGGCGGAAATGGGCTTTTAATACCTATGATGATTGGCAAAAGCAGTTCAAATGGTGGAGTTCAAGAACTGTTCGCAGAACTTTTACTAGCTTAATTAAGCAAGGTTTGGTAATAACTGGGAACTTTAATAAAAAGGGTTATGACAAAACGAAATGGTATTCGATTGATTACGAAAAACTAGAACAATTAGTGGATAGTCCATGTGGACAAAATGGCCATATCAAACGGACAGATTGTCCACATCCATCCGGACAAAATGACCAGACCAATACCAGAGACTACACAGAGATTACAACAGAGACTAACAAAACCACTATGTCGAGTTCTGACGAACACGACCGTACGGCTCAAAAGGTGATTGATTATTTAAATCAAAAAACTAGTCGGCATTACAGAAATACAAACGCTAACTTACGATTAATCAAAGCGAGAATTAAAGATGGTTTTGTGTTATCAGATTTCATTGTTGTTATTGATAACAAAGTAAGCCAGTGGGGCAATGATCCTAAAATGCAGAAGTATTTAAGACCAGCAACTTTATTTAATGCTTCTAAATTTGAAGGGTATTTAAACGAACGAACTGTTGAACGAAGAGGGAGTGATGTAGATGGGCTCTTTTAA
- a CDS encoding DUF3310 domain-containing protein encodes MQPQNRYKHGKYDLIHHLSDIFPRNWFIGFMAGNVIKYVVRFEDKGTPVQDLEKAKDYLERLIDWRKAENND; translated from the coding sequence ATGCAACCCCAAAATCGCTATAAACATGGAAAGTATGATCTAATCCATCATCTTTCTGATATTTTCCCACGAAATTGGTTCATTGGTTTTATGGCCGGTAACGTAATTAAGTATGTAGTTCGTTTTGAGGATAAGGGGACCCCAGTTCAAGACCTAGAAAAAGCCAAGGATTACCTGGAACGTTTAATTGATTGGAGGAAGGCGGAGAACAATGACTAA
- a CDS encoding putative HNHc nuclease, translating to MYAKLAQINGSRVVLDLDGEIDVNQLKRFSDGKQPTVELIVADGRRITPDQRKKIFAMFGDMSDYLGYFPREVEEIMKYQFIQTMDRPEWFSMADCSESLANEFLTFIIDFCIKNDIPFKTKVIDIIQNDYGLVHDCVLKRICVVCGKPHADIHHVDTVGRGFDRRKINHIGRRVLPLCRTCHQRFHEMGSISFFQQNQILPIKLTADDIKKLGLESNERVDEYAKHGDFKKFQRNS from the coding sequence ATGTATGCAAAATTAGCTCAAATTAACGGCTCTCGCGTTGTTTTAGACTTAGATGGGGAAATAGACGTTAATCAGTTAAAACGCTTCTCAGATGGAAAACAGCCAACTGTGGAATTGATTGTAGCTGATGGTCGTCGTATCACGCCAGATCAACGCAAGAAAATATTTGCCATGTTTGGAGATATGTCTGACTATCTTGGCTATTTCCCACGAGAAGTTGAGGAAATCATGAAGTATCAGTTCATCCAAACGATGGATAGGCCAGAGTGGTTTAGCATGGCCGACTGTTCAGAGTCGTTAGCTAACGAGTTCCTAACATTCATCATTGATTTCTGTATTAAAAACGATATTCCATTTAAGACCAAAGTGATTGATATTATCCAAAATGATTATGGGTTGGTGCATGACTGTGTTTTGAAACGTATTTGTGTAGTTTGCGGTAAACCGCACGCAGATATTCATCATGTCGATACAGTTGGACGTGGCTTTGATCGTCGCAAAATTAATCATATTGGTAGACGTGTTTTACCACTTTGTAGAACGTGCCACCAACGATTTCATGAGATGGGTTCCATTAGTTTTTTCCAGCAGAACCAGATTTTGCCAATTAAACTTACAGCGGATGATATTAAGAAACTTGGGTTAGAAAGTAACGAAAGAGTTGACGAATATGCCAAACATGGAGATTTTAAAAAATTTCAAAGAAATTCCTGA
- a CDS encoding HNH endonuclease: MPNMEILKNFKEIPDYDGKYWINENGEVLSFQCDASGRFNGESHFLKPLQRKYGSLVVSLCMNGKVRQYKANRLVADLFDRNKKFDNLPNEKWKQTEFPNVEVSNKGRLRTKGQFYDAQSMAKIKYKIINVSTNGRYLMIHQGNNREFVHRLVAKAFCPNPNNYNVVNHKDENIFNNNADNLEWCTQKYNANYGTVRQKIAWKRCKPVIGINGTKVSILKNADNGIRNNMHGWSKSSRGLKWSYLKFNFDSLKEVKLDQVSR; this comes from the coding sequence ATGCCAAACATGGAGATTTTAAAAAATTTCAAAGAAATTCCTGATTATGATGGGAAATATTGGATTAACGAAAACGGTGAGGTACTATCTTTTCAATGTGATGCTAGCGGAAGATTTAATGGAGAATCTCATTTCTTAAAACCATTGCAAAGAAAGTACGGGTCTTTAGTTGTTTCCTTATGTATGAATGGGAAAGTTAGACAATATAAAGCTAATAGATTAGTTGCTGATCTATTCGATAGAAATAAAAAATTTGATAATCTTCCGAATGAAAAATGGAAGCAGACTGAATTTCCTAATGTAGAAGTTTCTAATAAAGGTCGACTTAGAACTAAAGGTCAATTCTACGATGCTCAAAGTATGGCTAAGATTAAATATAAAATTATCAACGTTTCTACTAATGGTAGGTATTTGATGATTCATCAAGGTAACAATAGAGAATTTGTTCATCGTTTAGTTGCCAAAGCTTTTTGTCCTAATCCTAATAATTACAACGTAGTCAACCATAAAGATGAAAATATTTTTAACAATAATGCTGATAATTTAGAATGGTGTACCCAAAAATATAACGCCAATTATGGAACGGTTAGACAAAAGATAGCTTGGAAACGATGCAAACCAGTTATTGGAATTAATGGAACTAAAGTATCTATTCTTAAAAATGCAGACAATGGTATTAGAAATAATATGCATGGGTGGAGTAAAAGTTCACGTGGTTTGAAATGGTCTTATCTTAAATTTAATTTTGATTCATTAAAAGAAGTCAAATTAGATCAAGTAAGTAGGTGA
- the ssb gene encoding single-stranded DNA-binding protein, with translation MINTVVLTGRLTRDIDLRYTQSGAAVGSFNLAVNRNFKNNNGDIEADFVNCVIWRKSAENLANFVHKGSLIGVEGRLQTRNYENKQGQKVYVTEVVVNQFTLLEPRQQQSQQPYQNNNDPFAGSGEQVNVSDDDLPF, from the coding sequence TTGATTAATACAGTGGTTTTAACTGGTCGTCTTACACGAGATATTGATTTACGTTATACACAAAGTGGAGCAGCGGTTGGCTCATTTAATCTCGCAGTAAATCGTAACTTCAAGAACAACAACGGCGATATCGAAGCTGATTTCGTTAATTGTGTTATTTGGCGTAAATCAGCCGAAAATCTAGCTAACTTCGTGCATAAAGGTTCATTGATCGGAGTAGAAGGACGACTGCAAACGCGGAACTATGAAAACAAGCAAGGTCAAAAGGTTTATGTAACAGAGGTTGTTGTTAATCAATTTACTTTACTTGAACCCCGACAACAGCAATCTCAACAACCATATCAAAATAATAATGATCCATTTGCTGGTTCTGGAGAACAAGTAAATGTATCTGATGATGACTTACCATTCTAA
- a CDS encoding helix-turn-helix domain-containing protein, with protein MPNPKKFLPLISAIPTDVLENSQLSASARLVFAFFFTYFNTHKQLKISYEKLAENTGLSVNTVKRSVKSLLNVKLISTIKNDDPFDHTNIYEMDN; from the coding sequence ATGCCAAATCCAAAAAAGTTTTTGCCTTTAATATCTGCAATTCCAACAGATGTATTGGAAAATAGCCAATTATCAGCGTCTGCTAGATTAGTTTTCGCTTTCTTCTTTACTTATTTCAATACACATAAACAATTAAAAATATCTTATGAAAAATTAGCAGAAAATACTGGGCTTAGCGTTAATACGGTTAAAAGATCGGTAAAGTCTTTATTAAACGTAAAGCTGATTTCAACAATTAAAAATGATGATCCTTTTGACCATACAAATATTTATGAAATGGATAATTGA
- a CDS encoding ERF family protein — protein sequence MTDTKVSTIQNKLIQFNKIYKQPTKNAVNPFTKSKYADLNEIIESLKVPLDSVGLFYRQVPVTEYDENGHLMVGIQTIIFDGEDSEDMGVFKLPPKSTNPQDVGSLLTYLRRYTLSAIFGIAADADDDGNLASGRNQQSNGNQRQRQQQRRRPAQNSQSNANKQDNPNAPATDVMKNAIKKVIAEYAKLTNTEESTMLDMLLTTNSVNPQKMTIAQARLIYSQAETYLKKEKKRLKDSETQDNPFDGKENAVD from the coding sequence ATGACTGACACCAAGGTATCTACTATCCAAAATAAATTAATTCAGTTCAATAAAATTTATAAACAGCCAACCAAGAACGCTGTTAATCCATTTACTAAGAGCAAATATGCTGACTTGAACGAAATTATCGAAAGTTTAAAGGTCCCGCTTGATTCAGTTGGACTGTTCTATCGTCAAGTACCAGTTACTGAATACGACGAAAATGGGCATCTCATGGTTGGTATTCAAACCATCATCTTTGATGGGGAAGATAGTGAAGACATGGGAGTTTTTAAACTCCCTCCCAAATCCACTAATCCCCAGGACGTTGGAAGTCTACTAACTTATTTACGTCGTTATACCTTGTCGGCAATTTTTGGAATCGCTGCCGATGCAGATGATGATGGCAATTTGGCAAGTGGTCGTAACCAGCAAAGCAACGGCAATCAAAGACAACGTCAACAGCAAAGACGTAGACCAGCGCAAAACAGCCAAAGTAATGCCAATAAACAAGATAATCCTAATGCACCAGCTACTGACGTTATGAAGAATGCCATTAAAAAGGTAATTGCCGAATATGCCAAGCTAACTAATACAGAGGAAAGCACCATGCTAGACATGTTACTTACAACTAACTCTGTCAATCCACAGAAGATGACGATTGCACAGGCAAGGTTAATTTATAGCCAAGCTGAAACTTACTTGAAGAAAGAAAAGAAACGGTTAAAAGATAGTGAAACTCAAGACAATCCATTCGATGGAAAGGAGAATGCAGTTGATTAA
- a CDS encoding helix-turn-helix domain-containing protein, protein MDNKAFGNELRNIRKEKNFTIRQVALQAGMNHSFISQVENGKRNIPKPNTLRKIAKGLRISENEIFHLAGLDVVPDNMQPIDESKMTTIPILGEIACGDPILAVENIVGSLDVPTSDLKNGYKYFALQTVGDSMLPTIPRNSIVTIRMQPDAEDGQIVAALLEDDNSATIKRLKKTNGKVILKPDNESYSPIVLSEDRPGRILGIVISATQKFN, encoded by the coding sequence ATGGATAATAAAGCGTTTGGAAATGAACTGAGAAATATTAGAAAAGAAAAAAATTTCACTATAAGGCAAGTGGCTTTACAAGCAGGAATGAATCACTCGTTTATTTCTCAAGTAGAAAATGGAAAACGTAATATTCCTAAACCTAATACACTAAGAAAAATTGCAAAAGGTTTAAGAATTTCAGAAAATGAAATATTTCATCTTGCTGGTTTAGATGTTGTTCCGGACAATATGCAACCAATTGATGAAAGTAAAATGACAACAATACCTATTCTCGGAGAGATTGCGTGTGGTGACCCTATTCTAGCTGTTGAAAATATCGTTGGTTCTTTAGATGTTCCGACATCAGATTTAAAAAATGGATATAAATATTTCGCTCTACAAACTGTTGGAGATAGCATGTTGCCGACTATCCCCCGTAACAGCATCGTAACCATTAGAATGCAACCTGATGCTGAGGATGGGCAAATTGTGGCAGCATTGCTTGAGGACGATAACTCGGCTACTATTAAACGTCTTAAAAAGACTAATGGGAAAGTAATTCTAAAGCCCGATAATGAATCATACTCCCCTATTGTTCTTAGCGAAGATAGACCTGGTAGAATTTTGGGTATTGTCATCAGCGCCACGCAAAAATTTAATTAA
- a CDS encoding DNA adenine methylase, with translation MRVKAPFIKWVGGKRQLLPKLVNFLPKNGYKNYFEPFLGGGALFLRLSPNNAVISDLNEELINTWQVIRDNLSELKKILKVYENNDSKEFYLDIRSVDRDGRIVKMNNVERAARFIYINKAGYNGLWRVNSNGQNNVPYGAHKKLNLISNSLDSISEYLISNNIELISADYKKIVKNAGENDFVYFDPPYVPVNITSAFTQYTKDGFGLVQQEELRDTIINLNNKGVKIMLSNSDVPLVHDLYKDSKFKFHEVKATRVLNSNSSKRGKVGEVIITNY, from the coding sequence ATGAGAGTTAAAGCGCCTTTTATAAAATGGGTTGGAGGTAAAAGACAATTATTACCAAAACTTGTTAATTTTTTACCTAAAAATGGATATAAAAATTATTTTGAACCTTTTTTAGGTGGTGGAGCATTATTTTTGAGATTGTCCCCTAACAATGCTGTTATTAGTGATTTAAATGAGGAACTTATTAATACCTGGCAAGTTATTAGAGATAACTTAAGCGAATTGAAAAAAATTTTGAAAGTCTATGAGAATAATGACAGCAAAGAATTCTATTTAGATATTAGAAGCGTGGACCGCGATGGCAGAATTGTCAAAATGAATAATGTTGAAAGAGCTGCAAGGTTTATATATATAAATAAGGCTGGATATAATGGTTTATGGCGTGTTAATTCTAACGGGCAAAACAATGTACCATATGGCGCTCATAAGAAATTGAATCTGATTTCAAATTCATTGGATTCTATTTCGGAATATCTAATTTCTAATAATATTGAATTGATATCTGCTGATTATAAAAAAATAGTAAAAAATGCGGGGGAAAATGATTTTGTATACTTTGACCCACCTTACGTCCCAGTTAATATTACATCAGCATTTACTCAATACACCAAGGATGGTTTTGGGCTTGTTCAACAAGAAGAATTAAGAGATACGATTATTAATTTAAATAATAAGGGCGTTAAGATAATGCTATCTAATTCCGACGTTCCGTTAGTTCATGACTTATATAAAGATTCAAAGTTTAAATTTCATGAAGTTAAGGCAACTAGAGTTTTAAACTCTAATAGCTCTAAAAGAGGAAAAGTTGGGGAAGTAATTATTACCAACTATTAA
- a CDS encoding ATP-binding protein: protein MGSFKAIEFPLLNKVHKLPDKCSRCGNQLIQVGDKEPFCQYCQLKSIKEKDSKIINDYQKSKRKRFTTEVLKRDSIIEDQALLNASFDNYDASVSQEATENLDKAKRLAIQYSKLDSPFNTVLSGVAGRGKSHLSLSMLKYINKHAKEPVSCLYVDIAEMLQRIKASFNYREANKYSEDNMTRLCGNADFLVIDDLGSEATFKQKDEEATNFSQRLLFNIMQRRQDKSTIITTNLSSSQMGSIYNPKIVSRLFKNLNGHVIKFTEKTPDQRRKDNLF, encoded by the coding sequence ATGGGCTCTTTTAAAGCAATTGAATTTCCATTGCTTAATAAAGTTCATAAACTTCCAGATAAATGTAGTCGATGTGGTAATCAGTTGATTCAAGTTGGAGATAAAGAACCATTTTGCCAGTACTGCCAGCTCAAAAGTATCAAGGAAAAGGATTCTAAAATCATCAATGATTATCAGAAATCGAAGCGTAAACGTTTTACCACTGAAGTTCTAAAAAGGGATTCAATCATTGAAGACCAAGCCTTGCTAAACGCTAGTTTTGATAATTACGATGCCTCGGTTAGCCAAGAAGCAACTGAAAATTTAGACAAAGCAAAACGGTTGGCCATCCAGTATAGCAAGCTAGATAGTCCATTCAATACGGTTCTTAGCGGTGTTGCCGGTCGTGGTAAATCTCATCTATCTTTATCAATGCTTAAATACATCAACAAACATGCTAAGGAACCAGTTTCCTGTTTATACGTTGATATTGCTGAAATGTTGCAAAGAATCAAGGCATCATTCAACTATCGAGAAGCCAATAAGTACTCGGAAGACAATATGACTAGATTATGTGGTAATGCTGATTTTTTAGTAATTGATGATTTAGGTAGCGAAGCTACTTTTAAACAAAAGGATGAAGAAGCGACTAACTTTTCACAGCGATTACTTTTTAACATCATGCAACGACGACAAGACAAAAGTACGATTATTACCACTAACTTAAGTAGTTCACAGATGGGAAGCATTTATAACCCTAAAATCGTTTCCCGCTTATTTAAAAATCTAAATGGGCATGTAATTAAGTTTACTGAAAAGACACCCGATCAAAGACGAAAGGATAATCTATTTTGA
- a CDS encoding DUF1064 domain-containing protein: protein MIRQSRKPIINFKTRDNTLRATWNKYHAKKSIYKDMVFDSKAEMEYFIRHIDGKHEHWKRQEPFELVPRFKLGKRTKRRRIYKPDFCLYDSNRNLVKVIDVKGRKITADASFRMNLLEYKLGMPVTVARFNYKTNMFEEEEF, encoded by the coding sequence ATGATTAGACAATCTAGAAAACCAATTATTAACTTTAAAACACGAGATAATACGTTGAGAGCAACTTGGAATAAGTATCATGCTAAGAAATCAATTTATAAAGATATGGTGTTCGATAGCAAAGCAGAAATGGAGTACTTTATCAGACATATTGATGGTAAGCATGAACATTGGAAAAGGCAGGAACCATTTGAATTAGTTCCACGATTCAAGTTAGGTAAAAGAACAAAACGACGACGTATCTATAAACCTGATTTTTGCTTGTATGACAGCAATAGAAATCTAGTTAAGGTAATTGATGTAAAGGGACGAAAAATAACCGCAGACGCTAGTTTTCGTATGAATTTACTTGAATACAAGCTAGGGATGCCAGTAACAGTTGCTAGATTTAATTACAAAACCAATATGTTCGAAGAAGAGGAATTTTGA
- a CDS encoding DUF1351 domain-containing protein yields MENKVVVVDENTNISYQPNTITINGLDDLKAKVKAAAERYNNLVVTDESYKSDKKKKQELNKLKNSLDNYRLQVKREYSKPLAVFDETMKPLIETLKDTVSGIDNQLKHYDLQAKENKRREIEQFIQEVAPNYGVDPATVRIDDKLTNKTVSKKRWQETIVSQLELAQAENQRREQDEQQLNMFAESINVDPLPYLNLLIRGTSLIEVEQFMKQDIEKKKAQVASEKVNKKVVKNKIVDTTTGEVENVLTFSLMVKGTKKKLNALKNFMEINGIDYELERMD; encoded by the coding sequence ATGGAAAACAAAGTAGTTGTAGTTGACGAAAATACCAACATTTCTTACCAACCAAACACAATCACGATTAACGGTTTAGACGATTTAAAAGCAAAAGTTAAAGCAGCTGCTGAACGTTATAACAATCTTGTTGTAACTGATGAAAGTTATAAGTCAGACAAAAAGAAAAAGCAAGAACTCAATAAACTAAAAAACTCATTGGATAACTACCGTCTACAAGTAAAGAGAGAATACAGCAAACCACTTGCTGTATTTGATGAAACTATGAAGCCGTTAATTGAAACTTTGAAAGATACAGTTTCTGGAATTGACAATCAATTAAAGCACTATGACTTACAAGCTAAGGAAAACAAGCGTCGTGAAATTGAGCAGTTTATCCAAGAAGTTGCTCCTAATTATGGTGTTGATCCAGCAACGGTTCGTATTGACGATAAATTAACCAACAAAACTGTTTCTAAGAAGCGTTGGCAAGAAACTATCGTTTCCCAATTAGAACTAGCACAAGCAGAAAACCAACGGCGCGAGCAGGATGAACAGCAACTAAACATGTTTGCGGAAAGTATTAATGTTGATCCGCTTCCTTACCTGAACTTATTAATACGTGGGACATCGTTAATTGAAGTTGAACAGTTTATGAAGCAAGACATTGAAAAAAAGAAGGCACAGGTTGCTTCTGAAAAGGTTAATAAGAAAGTAGTTAAAAACAAGATTGTTGATACTACAACCGGTGAAGTTGAGAATGTCCTAACTTTCTCGTTAATGGTTAAAGGAACTAAGAAAAAGCTAAATGCACTAAAAAACTTCATGGAAATTAACGGAATTGACTACGAACTTGAAAGGATGGACTAA
- a CDS encoding ArpU family phage packaging/lysis transcriptional regulator: MKLFDDVDEKRTLYRTKKFLTVTFPKIRMQSGLSSIDLQSPTISDMPSSAPYGNSNERKWLRMLERQDEVKDVIRAINSTSSISKFILRSCYLDGLSNWQVSQRLNFGNTRFAELKNKALLEFATAIEVYGVNLIEFRV; the protein is encoded by the coding sequence ATGAAGTTATTCGATGATGTGGATGAGAAACGAACACTTTATAGAACCAAGAAATTCCTAACAGTTACATTCCCTAAAATAAGAATGCAGTCCGGATTATCATCAATTGATTTACAAAGTCCGACAATTTCAGACATGCCATCATCAGCCCCTTATGGTAACTCTAACGAACGTAAGTGGTTACGCATGTTAGAACGTCAAGATGAAGTTAAAGACGTTATACGAGCCATTAACTCAACGTCTAGCATATCTAAGTTCATTCTTCGTTCTTGCTATCTTGATGGTCTAAGCAACTGGCAAGTTAGCCAGCGATTGAATTTTGGCAATACTCGGTTTGCTGAGTTGAAAAACAAAGCATTGTTAGAATTTGCCACGGCTATCGAAGTTTATGGTGTTAATTTAATTGAATTTAGAGTGTGA
- a CDS encoding phage regulatory protein/antirepressor Ant yields the protein MNNLVIMKDRQAVTTSLQVAETFGKAHRSVMLKIRELTAQNRAVEKMFVQSTYLNKQGHQQPMYYMNRDGFTLLVVGFTGQKAMEFKLKYIEAFNQMEQHIKQYGGFDVPNNMADALQLAANQAKELEQMRPKALFADAVETSKTDILVGQLAKILKQNGIDIGANRLFQWMRDNGYLIKQVGMNYNTPTQRAMNMGLFKIKETSVSHADGHTTINKTTKVTGKGQVYFVNKFLSRNFVAE from the coding sequence ATGAATAATTTAGTAATCATGAAAGATCGTCAAGCAGTCACAACAAGTCTTCAAGTAGCAGAAACTTTCGGAAAAGCACATAGAAGCGTGATGTTGAAGATTCGAGAATTGACTGCACAAAATCGTGCAGTCGAAAAAATGTTTGTTCAATCAACATATTTAAACAAACAAGGACATCAGCAACCTATGTATTACATGAACCGTGATGGCTTCACGCTATTAGTAGTTGGTTTCACGGGCCAAAAGGCAATGGAATTCAAACTCAAGTACATCGAAGCATTCAACCAAATGGAACAGCATATCAAGCAATACGGTGGCTTCGATGTTCCAAATAATATGGCTGACGCTTTGCAACTCGCAGCTAACCAAGCTAAAGAATTGGAACAGATGAGACCTAAAGCATTGTTTGCGGATGCAGTCGAAACTAGCAAGACAGATATCTTAGTTGGTCAGCTTGCCAAAATCCTAAAGCAAAACGGCATAGACATTGGAGCTAATCGTCTGTTCCAGTGGATGAGAGATAACGGTTATCTAATTAAGCAGGTTGGTATGAATTACAATACGCCAACGCAGCGAGCAATGAATATGGGTCTATTCAAAATTAAAGAAACTAGTGTATCTCATGCAGACGGACATACGACAATAAACAAAACGACCAAAGTAACTGGAAAGGGCCAAGTTTACTTCGTTAACAAGTTTCTATCTAGAAACTTTGTAGCTGAATGA
- a CDS encoding helix-turn-helix domain-containing protein, with amino-acid sequence MLSLKAKNPKELQKMLSMNGFSIRSFSKKINSSPAYTSRVIKGVQSPYPPFAKKMADGLGVKIDDIFFADDGCKSKPKTKEALK; translated from the coding sequence ATGTTAAGTCTAAAAGCGAAAAATCCTAAAGAGTTACAAAAAATGTTATCTATGAATGGATTTTCGATTAGATCATTTTCAAAAAAAATCAACTCTAGTCCTGCATATACATCGAGGGTTATAAAAGGAGTACAAAGTCCATATCCACCTTTTGCAAAAAAGATGGCTGATGGTTTGGGCGTTAAGATTGATGATATTTTTTTTGCAGATGATGGTTGCAAAAGTAAACCAAAAACTAAAGAAGCACTGAAGTAA